A single window of Mugil cephalus isolate CIBA_MC_2020 chromosome 1, CIBA_Mcephalus_1.1, whole genome shotgun sequence DNA harbors:
- the dazap2 gene encoding DAZ-associated protein 2: MNNKGSYPQQSVYPQQSSAPAYPPAMQMSPQAPPYTDTPPAYSEIYQPRYVLPHQVPGQVPQMSSPYAGAQMFMPMQAPMQVGPVGQNVPMAYYTMGAVYPPGSTVMVDSGFDAGARFTAGSSVSIPPPPPGHPPNAAQLAAMQGANVVMPQRKNNFFLGGSSGGYTIW, encoded by the exons ATGAACAACAAAG GTTCATATCCACAGCAGTCTGTGTACCCTCAGCAGAGCTCTGCACCTGCGTACCCTCCTGCTATGCAAATGTCCCCTCAGGCACCTCCTTACACGGACACACCACCTGCATATTCTGAG ATATACCAGCCCAGATATGTGCTTCCACATCAGGTGCCTGGTCAGGTGCCTCAGATGTCCTCTCCCTATGCTGGTGCTCAGATGTTTATGCCCATGCAGGCACCCATGCAAGTTGGACCCGTGGGCCAGAATGTCCCCATGGCTTACTACACCATGGGAGCAGTGTACCCGCCCGGTTCAACAGTGATGGTGGACAGCGGCTTCGATGCTGGCGCTCGCTTCACAGCCGGCAGCAGCGTTTCCATCCCA ccCCCTCCTCCTGGACACCCACCCAATGCAGCTCAGCTGGCTGCCATGCAGGGTGCCAATGTTGTAATGCCACAGCGCAAGAACAACTTCTTCCTGGGTGGATCCAGTGGAGGTTATACCATCTGGTAA